A DNA window from Argopecten irradians isolate NY chromosome 10, Ai_NY, whole genome shotgun sequence contains the following coding sequences:
- the LOC138332839 gene encoding E3 ubiquitin-protein ligase TRIM56-like codes for MAEGSLRTYPVRRFYFISSHSNTLPYPAQQECPICLEHLRHPRTLPCRHSFCQDCLVSYLNTTVPSRTLPASFSCPLCRRDTLPPRPYEGREYWAIQFPTDTTISKLDNFVKTCKACKNTNGFDTPATVWCKNCNVMLCSSCKVWYHDAIHTGCEFEMINIYGNEVKETLVMPCIYKCRHHQEDMKYFCEYHEDFACYDCLFVDHARRICKINTVAEHYKNLQRNFNHDMSTVLPNMKVETARMTNEVTDYIWYITRDTDTELRSLKNHRDRMVQELDDLFKNMTDIALARLDEEKIKSEKSRKMCEILGKSFQLMHGIARSASLSNCSMEKITLYCPSLHSVSTE; via the coding sequence ATGGCCGAAGGTAGTTTACGGACATATCCGGTGCGTCGTTTCTATTTCATCAGTAGTCACAGTAATACGCTCCCATATCCGGCCCAACAAGAGTGTCCAATCTGTCTGGAACACCTTCGACACCCAAGGACACTTCCATGCCGTCACTCCTTCTGTCAAGATTGTCTTGTTAGCTACCTCAACACTACCGTCCCAAGTCGCACATTACCAGCATCATTCTCGTGTCCACTTTGCAGGAGGGACACATTACCACCAAGACCCTACGAAGGACGAGAATATTGGGCGATCCAGTTTCCAACCGACACGACGATTTCGAAATTGGATAATTTCGTTAAAACTTGCAAAGCATGTAAGAATACGAACGGATTTGACACTCCAGCTACAGTTTGGTGTAAAAACTGTAACGTCATGCTCTGTTCTTCATGCAAAGTGTGGTACCATGATGCTATTCATACCGGATGTGAATTCGAGATGATCAATATATACGGAAATGAAGTGAAGGAAACCCTAGTAATGCCCTGTATTTATAAATGTCGCCACCACCAAGAAGACATGAAATACTTCTGCGAGTATCACGAGGATTTTGCATGTTACGACTGTCTCTTTGTCGATCATGCGAGACGTATATGTAAGATTAACACCGTTGCTGAACATTACAAAAATCTGCAGAGAAATTTTAATCATGACATGTCGACAGTTCTACCCAATATGAAAGTTGAAACTGCCCGGATGACAAATGAAGTTACAGACTATATCTGGTACATTACCCGAGATACAGATACTGAACTGAGAAGCTTGAAAAATCACCGCGACAGGATGGTTCAGGAACTTGATGATTTATTCAAAAACATGACTGACATTGCCCTGGCTAGACTcgatgaagaaaaaataaaatcggAGAAATCTCGTAAGATGTGTGAAATTCTGGGGAAATCCTTCCAACTCATGCACGGTATAGCAAGGTCCGCTTCTTTGAGCAATTGTAGCatggaaaagataactctatacTGCCCTTCccttcactccgtcagtactgagTGA